One Candidatus Sulfurimonas baltica DNA segment encodes these proteins:
- a CDS encoding M16 family metallopeptidase, with protein sequence MKLFLAFTLILGTLMASSLPKYETQTLKNGLQVVVIPLKNSTNVISTDIFYKVGSRNEVMGKTGIAHMLEHMNFKSTTNLPAGQFDKEVKSIGGVNNASTSFDYTHYYIKSSTDNLEKSLGLYAELMKNLNLKDKEFQPERDVVAEERRWRTENSPLGYLYFAMFNNAYVYHPYHWTPIGFMNDIKTWTIKDIKDFHKTYYQPNNAILMVTGDVDAKDVFKRAKKEFGSIKNKGKIPEFKFVEPEQDGPKRVTIYRDSEVEMLAITFHIPDFKSEDQVTLSVISEILFSGKSSRLYKELIDKKRLVNSVYAYNMENIDPGLFIFLASCNPGVKAEDVEKELIEQIELIKNKKVLESEIEKVKINSKSDFIYSLESSTSVANLFGSYLVRGDLTPLLTYEENIEKITVKNVQDIAKKYFDFNKSTTLILKKGK encoded by the coding sequence ATGAAATTATTCTTAGCATTCACACTAATTTTAGGAACACTTATGGCATCATCACTACCAAAATATGAAACACAAACTCTAAAGAACGGACTACAAGTAGTTGTAATTCCTCTTAAAAACTCCACCAATGTAATAAGCACCGATATTTTTTACAAGGTTGGTAGCAGAAACGAGGTTATGGGCAAAACAGGTATTGCCCACATGCTTGAGCATATGAACTTTAAATCAACGACAAACCTTCCTGCAGGTCAATTTGACAAAGAGGTGAAGAGTATAGGAGGTGTAAACAATGCATCTACAAGCTTTGATTACACTCACTATTACATAAAATCAAGTACGGATAATCTTGAAAAATCTTTGGGTCTTTACGCTGAACTTATGAAAAATCTTAACCTTAAAGATAAAGAATTTCAACCAGAGCGTGATGTCGTGGCGGAAGAGAGAAGATGGAGAACAGAGAACTCTCCTCTTGGCTATCTTTACTTTGCAATGTTTAACAACGCCTATGTATACCATCCATACCACTGGACACCGATTGGTTTTATGAATGATATTAAAACATGGACCATAAAAGATATAAAAGACTTTCATAAGACTTACTATCAGCCAAATAATGCTATTTTGATGGTAACTGGCGATGTAGATGCAAAAGATGTATTCAAACGTGCAAAAAAAGAGTTTGGGAGCATCAAAAACAAAGGGAAAATTCCTGAGTTCAAGTTTGTAGAGCCTGAGCAAGACGGTCCTAAAAGAGTGACAATATACAGGGACAGTGAAGTTGAGATGCTTGCAATTACTTTTCATATTCCTGACTTTAAAAGTGAAGACCAAGTTACTTTAAGTGTAATTTCAGAGATACTCTTTTCAGGAAAAAGTTCAAGACTCTATAAAGAGTTAATAGATAAAAAACGTCTCGTAAACAGTGTATATGCCTACAATATGGAAAATATAGATCCGGGTCTTTTTATATTTTTAGCATCTTGTAATCCGGGAGTAAAAGCTGAAGATGTAGAAAAAGAGCTTATTGAACAGATAGAGCTTATAAAAAATAAGAAAGTTCTAGAGAGTGAGATAGAAAAAGTTAAAATTAACTCTAAATCTGATTTTATCTACTCATTAGAGAGTTCAACTTCAGTAGCTAATCTTTTTGGTAGTTACTTAGTTCGTGGAGATTTAACACCTCTTTTAACTTATGAAGAAAATATCGAAAAAATAACTGTTAAAAATGTTCAAGATATAGCAAAAAAATATTTTGATTTTAACAAGTCAACAACACTCATTTTGAAAAAGGGTAAGTAA
- a CDS encoding quinone-dependent dihydroorotate dehydrogenase, whose translation MINYQSIKPWLFKLQPENAHHVAETVLRLPNLCQIPFNSFLESHFITNDVLSQELFGRTFLNPVGLGAGFDKNATMIRGMQILGFGFTEIGTLTPKPQEGNPKPRMWRHIEEETIQNAMGFNNEGLLKAQKRLKERFPFTTPIGVNIGKNKLTSESEAINDYTTLIKALHGLGDYLVINISSPNTPGLRDLQNEEFITKLFSEAKAITDKPILLKIAPDMTPEDAVALTKLAVQKGADGIIATNTTIDYSLVNSPYDKGGLSGAVLKKKSFEIFEAIAKELYGKTTLISVGGIDSAEEAYKRIKAGASLVQILSGLVFHGPDMIKNINIELTELIKADGYTNITQAIGADRK comes from the coding sequence ATGATAAATTATCAAAGCATAAAACCTTGGCTATTTAAACTTCAACCTGAGAATGCTCACCATGTAGCAGAGACCGTACTTAGACTTCCTAATCTTTGCCAAATTCCTTTCAACTCTTTCTTGGAGTCTCATTTCATTACCAACGATGTTTTGTCTCAAGAGCTTTTTGGACGTACTTTTTTAAACCCTGTCGGACTTGGCGCTGGATTTGACAAAAATGCAACCATGATTCGCGGTATGCAGATTTTAGGTTTTGGTTTTACTGAAATTGGAACTCTTACTCCAAAGCCGCAGGAAGGAAATCCTAAGCCTAGAATGTGGAGACACATAGAAGAAGAAACTATTCAAAATGCAATGGGCTTCAACAACGAAGGTCTTCTAAAAGCTCAAAAAAGACTCAAAGAGCGTTTTCCGTTTACAACTCCAATAGGTGTTAACATTGGTAAGAACAAACTTACCTCTGAGAGTGAAGCTATAAATGACTACACAACTCTTATTAAAGCGCTTCATGGACTAGGAGATTATTTAGTAATAAATATCTCATCTCCAAATACACCTGGTCTTCGTGACTTGCAAAATGAAGAGTTTATTACAAAGCTTTTCTCTGAAGCAAAAGCTATCACAGATAAACCTATTTTACTAAAAATTGCACCAGACATGACGCCTGAAGATGCAGTTGCACTTACAAAATTGGCAGTGCAAAAAGGTGCTGATGGCATAATTGCTACCAACACTACAATAGACTACTCGCTTGTAAATTCACCTTATGATAAAGGCGGACTAAGCGGCGCTGTTTTAAAGAAAAAAAGTTTTGAGATTTTTGAAGCTATTGCAAAAGAGCTTTATGGAAAAACAACTCTTATTTCAGTTGGAGGTATAGACTCCGCCGAGGAAGCGTACAAACGCATAAAAGCTGGAGCTTCACTTGTTCAGATACTTAGCGGACTTGTATTTCACGGTCCTGACATGATAAAAAATATAAATATTGAGCTTACAGAGCTTATTAAAGCTGACGGTTACACAAACATAACCCAGGCAATCGGTGCAGATAGAAAATAA
- a CDS encoding HAD-IB family hydrolase produces MTLALFDFDGTLTSKDSLGEFLKYSVSRGRYILNMIKFFPYFILWQLRLMKNSVAKEHLFRIFFNGISEDNFRDIATKFSHEKLDSIVINERMQIVKKHQANGDRVIIVSASIMCWLQPWCDKNGIELLSTQLEFINGLFTGKFLTPNCHGIEKENRIKKHLNLKDYEKICAFGDSSGDTQMLALADEATKY; encoded by the coding sequence ATGACACTAGCACTATTTGATTTTGATGGGACATTAACAAGCAAAGACTCACTTGGAGAGTTTTTAAAATACAGTGTCTCTAGAGGCAGATATATCTTAAATATGATTAAATTTTTTCCCTACTTTATTCTTTGGCAACTTAGGTTAATGAAAAACAGCGTAGCAAAAGAGCACCTTTTTAGAATTTTTTTTAATGGAATTAGCGAAGATAATTTTAGAGATATTGCCACAAAATTCTCTCATGAGAAGCTGGACTCTATTGTAATAAACGAGAGAATGCAAATAGTTAAAAAACATCAAGCAAACGGAGACAGAGTTATCATAGTTTCAGCCTCTATAATGTGTTGGCTTCAACCATGGTGTGACAAAAACGGCATTGAACTCCTCTCGACACAACTTGAGTTTATAAACGGCCTATTTACAGGTAAATTTTTAACACCAAACTGCCATGGCATAGAAAAAGAAAACCGTATAAAAAAGCACCTAAATCTAAAAGATTATGAGAAGATTTGTGCCTTTGGTGACAGCTCCGGAGATACACAGATGCTCGCTCTTGCAGACGAAGCAACAAAGTATTAA
- a CDS encoding ArnT family glycosyltransferase: protein MREYYNKEVKTLYIIFFFKILILSFLPLTGDEAYFIKWGQNLSLGYYDHPPMVGWLIYLMSFVNESYIFFRLFAVVTTFVAAYVIYKIALLYKVRNTKAFLVALIFLASPVDLLLALMTNDIALLFFSSLGTLFLLYSLEKKEWFRYALLAGIFLGSAFLSKYFAVFLMLSLLVFSLYMYKSKAVKNVLVVTVIILLFIAENLYFNYNSCWNNIIFNFFARTQENSYNIGTVIGYFGLILYVLTPWGLYFLFKTKFEKTKLLKLLSIILTFGFFVFFIVSLKNQIGLHWFLIFVPYIFLLFTFLDDKYMTKLFKYNAVFTFVHVAVFITVLLFPTSMLKNHNKYSDILLYTQPEEICKELDKLSDKQIFTFSYSTASVLSYHCKKDVTVLFSGSKYGRMDDKLLDVRSLSNKDITLFKKKPIDENQLKQVCKSYTIEKKEIKKANFYMATCREFNYEEYKSNYLDFQNERFYNIPEWLPIGECYFKDRYFKNDESM from the coding sequence ATGAGAGAGTACTATAACAAAGAGGTTAAGACCCTCTATATAATCTTCTTTTTTAAGATTTTAATTCTTTCATTTTTGCCGCTTACAGGTGATGAGGCATACTTCATAAAATGGGGGCAGAACCTCAGTTTAGGGTATTATGACCATCCACCTATGGTTGGCTGGCTGATATACCTTATGAGTTTTGTAAACGAGAGCTACATATTTTTCAGATTATTTGCTGTTGTGACAACTTTTGTAGCGGCCTATGTTATCTATAAAATAGCCCTACTCTACAAAGTTAGAAACACAAAAGCCTTTTTAGTAGCTCTTATATTTTTAGCATCACCTGTTGACCTGCTTCTGGCACTTATGACAAACGATATTGCCCTGCTCTTTTTTAGCTCTCTTGGAACTTTGTTTTTACTCTATTCACTGGAGAAAAAAGAGTGGTTCAGGTATGCTTTACTTGCCGGTATATTTTTAGGTTCTGCATTTTTGAGTAAATATTTTGCTGTATTTTTAATGCTCTCATTACTTGTTTTTTCACTCTACATGTACAAATCAAAAGCTGTCAAAAATGTGCTAGTTGTTACTGTTATTATATTGCTGTTTATAGCTGAAAATCTATACTTTAACTATAACAGCTGCTGGAACAATATAATATTTAACTTCTTTGCCAGAACACAAGAGAATAGTTACAACATAGGGACAGTAATTGGCTATTTTGGACTTATTTTATATGTTCTAACTCCATGGGGATTGTACTTTTTATTTAAAACAAAATTTGAAAAAACAAAACTCTTAAAACTTCTTTCTATTATATTAACATTTGGCTTTTTCGTATTCTTTATCGTCTCGTTAAAAAATCAAATAGGACTCCACTGGTTCTTAATTTTCGTGCCGTATATATTTTTACTGTTTACTTTTTTAGATGATAAATATATGACTAAACTATTCAAATATAACGCCGTTTTCACATTTGTACATGTAGCAGTATTTATAACTGTTTTACTATTTCCAACTTCAATGCTAAAAAATCACAATAAATACTCAGATATACTTCTCTACACTCAGCCTGAGGAGATTTGCAAAGAGCTTGACAAACTAAGTGATAAGCAGATTTTTACATTCAGCTACTCAACTGCCTCTGTTCTCTCTTATCACTGCAAAAAAGATGTTACGGTACTCTTTAGCGGATCAAAATATGGGCGTATGGATGACAAACTGCTGGATGTAAGGAGTTTATCGAATAAAGATATAACTCTCTTTAAGAAAAAGCCAATTGATGAAAATCAGCTAAAGCAAGTTTGTAAATCTTACACGATCGAGAAAAAAGAGATTAAAAAGGCAAACTTTTATATGGCTACTTGTAGAGAGTTTAACTATGAAGAGTATAAATCAAACTACTTAGATTTTCAAAATGAAAGATTTTATAATATACCAGAGTGGCTTCCTATTGGAGAGTGTTACTTCAAAGATAGATATTTTAAAAATGATGAGAGTATGTAA
- a CDS encoding SDR family oxidoreductase, whose protein sequence is MSYVLIIGAKSDIAKEVARTYAKNGYNLYLAARESSSLEDLKQDIEVRSGVHVELKEFDITAYETHESFYKELQEKPLGVIVVSGYMVEQKLAQKDFNESLQTINVNYTGAVSILNIVANDFESERRGFIVGVSSVAGDRGRKANYIYGSSKAAFTAYLGGLRNRLYESGVSVLTVKPGFVNTKMTENLDLPEKLTAEPEDVANDIYNAQQKGRNVLYTKSIWLLVMLIIKHIPEFMFKKMSI, encoded by the coding sequence ATGAGTTATGTTTTAATAATCGGCGCAAAAAGCGACATCGCAAAAGAAGTTGCAAGAACTTATGCAAAAAATGGCTACAACCTTTATTTAGCTGCAAGAGAGAGCTCATCTTTAGAAGATTTAAAGCAAGATATTGAAGTTCGTTCAGGCGTACATGTAGAGCTTAAAGAGTTTGATATAACTGCTTATGAAACGCATGAAAGCTTCTATAAAGAACTACAAGAGAAACCTCTTGGAGTCATAGTTGTATCTGGCTATATGGTTGAGCAAAAACTTGCACAAAAAGATTTCAATGAGTCACTGCAAACTATAAATGTAAACTACACAGGAGCAGTTAGTATTTTAAATATTGTTGCTAATGATTTTGAGAGTGAGCGCAGAGGTTTTATAGTTGGAGTTAGTTCTGTTGCTGGTGACAGAGGGAGAAAAGCAAACTACATTTACGGAAGTTCTAAAGCTGCTTTTACTGCTTACTTAGGTGGTTTAAGAAACAGACTATATGAGAGTGGGGTAAGTGTCCTTACTGTAAAACCGGGCTTTGTAAACACTAAAATGACTGAAAATTTAGATTTACCTGAGAAACTAACTGCTGAGCCTGAAGATGTAGCAAATGATATATACAACGCTCAGCAAAAAGGGAGAAACGTACTCTACACCAAATCTATTTGGCTTCTTGTAATGCTTATAATTAAACATATTCCAGAGTTCATGTTTAAGAAAATGAGCATATGA
- a CDS encoding FAD-binding oxidoreductase: MSLISWGMYPKIKNQKFSLRDTTTLCNYIKESKEFIPFGNGRSYGDSAINENILYVKPYNNFLHFDESAGVLTCQAGVLLSEILDSFVPRGWFLKVTPGTKLITVGGAIASDVHGKNHHIEGCFSECVEEFTIMLEDGTIKSVKKGDELFLATCGGMGLTGVILEAKISLKKINSKFINQTTIKTKNLKETFEAFESNKNLPYSVAWIDCLAQGENIGKCLLMVGDFADDGNLEYKSKKKLSIPFNFPSFALNTLSVKAFNWLYYAKAPDGVSKQKVDIDTFFYPLDAIGNWNRIYGKNGFTQYQFILPKESSFEGLSEILREISTSGKGSFLAVLKLYGKANENYLSFPIEGYSLALDFKIEDGLFELLNKLDEIVVKYSGKIYLTKDVRVSKETFEQGYPQIDKFREFRKENNMDSKFNSLQSKRVEI; the protein is encoded by the coding sequence GTGAGTTTAATAAGTTGGGGAATGTACCCAAAAATCAAAAATCAAAAATTTTCTCTAAGAGACACAACAACTCTTTGTAACTACATTAAAGAGAGTAAAGAGTTTATACCTTTTGGAAACGGGCGAAGCTACGGAGACAGTGCTATAAACGAAAATATTCTTTATGTAAAACCATACAACAATTTTTTGCATTTTGATGAGAGTGCCGGAGTGCTTACATGTCAAGCGGGAGTTCTACTAAGTGAGATACTTGACTCTTTTGTACCTCGTGGCTGGTTTTTAAAAGTAACACCAGGGACAAAACTTATAACAGTTGGCGGAGCAATTGCCAGTGATGTTCACGGAAAAAATCACCATATAGAGGGATGTTTTAGCGAGTGTGTTGAAGAATTTACCATTATGCTTGAAGACGGGACTATCAAATCTGTAAAAAAAGGGGATGAACTTTTTTTAGCTACATGCGGCGGTATGGGACTTACGGGTGTTATACTAGAAGCTAAAATTTCTCTAAAAAAAATCAACTCCAAGTTTATAAACCAGACAACCATAAAAACTAAAAATTTAAAAGAGACTTTCGAAGCTTTTGAGAGCAACAAAAACCTCCCCTACTCCGTGGCTTGGATAGACTGCCTAGCACAAGGTGAAAACATTGGAAAATGTCTTTTAATGGTTGGAGATTTCGCAGATGACGGCAACCTTGAGTACAAAAGCAAAAAGAAGTTAAGCATACCTTTTAACTTTCCATCTTTTGCTCTAAACACTTTAAGCGTAAAAGCTTTCAACTGGCTCTATTATGCAAAAGCTCCGGATGGAGTATCTAAACAAAAAGTTGATATAGATACATTTTTCTATCCTTTAGATGCCATAGGAAATTGGAATAGAATTTATGGTAAAAACGGCTTTACGCAGTATCAGTTTATCCTCCCTAAAGAGAGCAGTTTTGAAGGTTTAAGTGAGATTCTACGTGAGATTTCCACCTCTGGGAAAGGCTCATTTTTAGCAGTTTTAAAATTATATGGCAAAGCCAATGAAAACTACCTCTCTTTTCCGATAGAGGGGTATTCCTTGGCACTTGATTTTAAGATAGAAGATGGTCTTTTTGAGCTTTTAAACAAACTCGATGAGATTGTAGTTAAGTACAGCGGTAAAATTTACCTAACAAAAGATGTACGTGTAAGTAAAGAGACTTTTGAGCAAGGTTATCCTCAAATAGATAAATTTAGAGAGTTTAGAAAAGAGAACAATATGGATAGTAAATTCAATTCATTACAATCAAAAAGGGTAGAGATATGA
- a CDS encoding GtrA family protein: MMIIRYALFAIISTVVNILFQYFSFIIYDGFLSLYTAMFVGTLAGLVLKYILDKKYIFFHTPKSKKDDGKKFLLYSLMGVLTTFIFWGFEIGFDYMYEDENAKYIGAVVGLSIGYVVKYFLDKKFVFKG, encoded by the coding sequence ATGATGATTATTAGATATGCACTGTTTGCTATCATATCTACTGTAGTAAATATATTGTTTCAGTATTTTAGTTTTATTATCTATGATGGTTTTTTATCACTCTATACGGCTATGTTTGTTGGGACGTTGGCTGGTCTTGTTTTGAAGTATATATTAGATAAAAAGTATATATTCTTCCATACGCCAAAGAGCAAAAAAGATGACGGTAAAAAGTTTCTTTTATACTCTCTTATGGGAGTTTTAACGACCTTTATATTCTGGGGCTTTGAGATTGGTTTCGACTACATGTACGAAGATGAAAATGCAAAATACATAGGTGCAGTAGTTGGTCTTAGCATTGGGTATGTTGTGAAATATTTTTTAGATAAAAAATTTGTATTTAAGGGGTAA
- a CDS encoding UbiA prenyltransferase family protein produces MSDIFTLFRVHQYIKNLFIFMPLLFSFSYFNAENNLNTFIAFVLFSILASSIYIFNDLMDVDEDRAHPIKKNRPLASEKVSEKTAKLLILLLSVFSLSISFIFYTQLFVVLLIYFILNILYSTKLKHIAILDIFIIATGFVLRLFAGSAVTGIELSMWIIIMTFLLAIFLALAKRRDDVLLSLLGQETRKNIDGYNLEFVNAAMVLMAGVVVVSYIQYTISPEVIQRLDTNYLYITSFFVILGVLRYMQITFVEQDSGSPTKVVIRDRFLKLTIVFWLISFIGITKLI; encoded by the coding sequence TTGAGTGATATATTTACGCTGTTTAGAGTACATCAATATATAAAGAATTTATTCATTTTTATGCCCCTGCTTTTCTCTTTTTCATATTTCAATGCTGAGAATAATTTAAACACTTTTATTGCCTTTGTTCTATTTTCTATTCTTGCGAGCAGTATTTACATTTTTAATGACCTTATGGATGTAGATGAAGATAGAGCCCATCCGATTAAAAAAAATCGCCCTTTAGCATCAGAAAAAGTCTCTGAGAAAACTGCTAAATTGCTGATTTTACTATTGTCTGTATTCTCACTCTCTATATCATTTATTTTTTATACTCAACTTTTCGTTGTACTTCTCATATATTTTATTCTTAATATTCTCTACTCTACAAAACTAAAACATATCGCTATTTTAGATATATTCATTATCGCAACAGGATTTGTGTTGAGGCTTTTTGCGGGTTCGGCAGTTACGGGAATTGAGCTCTCAATGTGGATAATTATTATGACATTCCTGCTGGCAATATTTTTAGCCTTAGCAAAAAGAAGAGATGATGTTCTACTATCACTTCTAGGGCAAGAGACTAGAAAAAACATAGACGGATACAACTTAGAGTTTGTAAATGCTGCAATGGTGCTTATGGCAGGAGTTGTAGTGGTTAGCTATATACAGTACACGATTTCGCCAGAGGTTATACAAAGGTTAGATACAAACTATCTTTATATAACTTCATTTTTTGTAATACTAGGAGTTCTGAGATATATGCAGATAACCTTTGTTGAACAAGATAGCGGAAGCCCAACAAAAGTGGTAATACGAGACAGGTTTTTAAAACTAACGATTGTCTTTTGGCTAATAAGCTTTATAGGTATAACTAAACTTATATGA
- a CDS encoding DJ-1 family glyoxalase III: protein MTKVLVPLARGFEEIEAVSIIDVLRRAEIEVLIASLNDDSSVKGANSISIISDININNVVVDELDMIVLPGGVEGTFALAEDENVQRILKEMDSKGKYIGAICAAPFALSEAGVLKHNYTCYPSFEKHIREDGYRADEAMVVEDGNVMTSRGPATAICFALAIVKKLKGEKTYSLIKSGLLADFCK from the coding sequence ATGACAAAAGTTTTAGTGCCACTGGCAAGAGGATTTGAAGAGATAGAAGCCGTCAGTATTATTGATGTTTTAAGACGAGCAGAAATAGAGGTGCTTATAGCCTCTTTAAATGATGATAGCTCGGTAAAAGGTGCTAATAGTATATCAATCATAAGTGATATAAATATTAATAATGTAGTAGTAGATGAATTAGATATGATAGTTTTACCTGGTGGAGTTGAGGGAACTTTTGCACTTGCAGAAGATGAAAACGTACAAAGAATTTTAAAAGAGATGGACTCTAAAGGAAAATATATTGGAGCAATTTGTGCAGCACCTTTTGCTTTAAGTGAGGCTGGAGTTTTAAAGCACAATTACACATGTTATCCCTCATTTGAAAAACACATTAGAGAAGATGGATATCGTGCAGATGAGGCAATGGTTGTAGAAGATGGTAATGTTATGACATCAAGAGGACCGGCAACAGCGATATGTTTTGCACTTGCAATAGTAAAAAAATTAAAGGGTGAAAAGACATATTCTTTGATAAAGAGTGGACTTTTGGCAGACTTTTGTAAATAA
- a CDS encoding cytochrome c3 family protein: MRKSISGIALGLLIALAPNILSAAGPHDGITCLGCHSTHFAVDDKLFAVKNTKMKNPLNRESFDKLTAKNCLGCHELTQFGGAGIRPVHMHTTHPIGMVPNPKIASVPTNLLKNGMLDCISCHEAHPSNKNFMYLRVNTNADGGNIQKLCAVCHDAKVDYDSAGIKKLSDIRIFSAMDQEKGSGFFLRDDVVIQNPTKSYIKPLGKLQENDIMPNYQNQPDWVYSPTINPLDDFKDTTTAPKKK; encoded by the coding sequence ATGAGAAAAAGTATTAGCGGTATTGCATTAGGTTTACTAATTGCTTTAGCACCAAATATATTAAGCGCAGCAGGTCCACATGATGGTATAACTTGTTTAGGTTGTCACAGTACTCACTTTGCGGTAGATGATAAGTTATTTGCTGTAAAAAATACAAAAATGAAAAACCCTCTAAACAGAGAAAGTTTTGATAAGCTAACTGCAAAAAATTGTTTAGGTTGTCATGAGTTAACTCAATTTGGTGGAGCAGGTATTAGACCAGTTCACATGCATACTACACACCCTATCGGTATGGTTCCAAATCCAAAAATCGCAAGTGTGCCAACTAACTTACTTAAAAATGGAATGCTTGATTGTATTAGTTGTCATGAAGCACATCCATCTAACAAAAACTTTATGTACTTAAGAGTAAACACTAATGCTGATGGAGGCAATATTCAAAAGCTTTGTGCTGTTTGTCATGATGCTAAAGTAGATTATGATTCTGCTGGTATTAAGAAACTTAGCGATATCAGAATATTTAGTGCAATGGATCAAGAAAAAGGTTCAGGATTCTTTTTAAGAGATGATGTTGTAATACAAAATCCAACAAAAAGCTATATCAAGCCTTTAGGTAAACTACAAGAAAATGATATTATGCCAAATTACCAAAATCAACCTGATTGGGTTTATTCTCCAACAATCAATCCTTTAGATGATTTTAAAGATACAACTACAGCACCAAAGAAAAAATAG
- a CDS encoding class I SAM-dependent methyltransferase, translating to MNINDIQALLQENSKDLSTEFKRLFHGRGELYEGWKHLTIDSIDEILSVALYFEMQPKLETELVEMLKNFISTCRHKTLVIQRRYIKGSPSEVVVGELQDNLHVVENGMKIKLNLLSNQNSGYFPDMKNGREFVRVNAKDKSVLNLFSYTCAFSVAAKLGGAKSVSNIDMSKGALTTGRENHHLNNIDTKGVAFLPYNILKSFSRIKKKGPHDLIIIDPPSFQKGSFEATKDYEKIIKKLPDIASENCTLLACLNSPELDASFIIELIKELSPSFKFVKRLENVKEFASENEDRSLKNLVFIREV from the coding sequence TTGAATATAAACGATATACAAGCACTTCTGCAAGAAAACTCAAAAGATTTATCAACTGAATTTAAAAGGCTTTTTCATGGTCGTGGCGAACTTTATGAGGGTTGGAAGCACTTAACTATTGACTCTATTGATGAGATTTTGAGTGTTGCTCTTTACTTTGAGATGCAACCTAAATTAGAGACTGAGTTGGTTGAGATGTTAAAAAATTTCATCTCTACATGTAGACACAAAACTTTGGTTATTCAGCGAAGATATATTAAAGGGAGTCCAAGCGAAGTTGTAGTGGGAGAGCTTCAAGATAATCTACATGTAGTAGAAAACGGAATGAAGATAAAACTAAATCTTCTCTCAAACCAAAACAGCGGCTATTTTCCTGATATGAAAAACGGCAGAGAGTTTGTAAGAGTAAATGCAAAAGATAAAAGTGTCTTAAACCTCTTCTCATACACATGCGCTTTTAGTGTTGCGGCAAAACTCGGCGGTGCTAAGAGTGTTTCAAATATTGACATGAGCAAAGGTGCATTAACCACAGGAAGAGAAAATCATCACTTAAACAACATAGATACCAAAGGTGTTGCTTTTTTGCCATATAACATCTTAAAATCTTTCTCACGAATAAAGAAAAAAGGTCCCCATGATTTGATTATTATAGATCCGCCAAGCTTTCAAAAAGGGAGTTTTGAGGCTACAAAAGATTACGAGAAGATTATCAAAAAACTGCCAGATATTGCATCAGAGAATTGTACACTGTTAGCTTGTCTCAACTCCCCTGAGCTAGATGCAAGTTTTATTATAGAGCTTATAAAAGAGCTCTCACCAAGTTTTAAATTTGTAAAGCGGCTTGAAAATGTAAAAGAGTTTGCAAGTGAAAATGAAGATAGGTCTTTAAAAAATTTAGTTTTTATAAGAGAAGTTTGA
- a CDS encoding ribonuclease HI — protein sequence MELFGKRCNSINTHTKSKIFLFTDASVNPQTNIGFGAYLLLQEDELSSDLYEKGVETKKFENTSSTKLELETLLWALSEITPELHEITIYTDCQNIIGLKDRRERFEKNNYISKNNKQIKNRELYIEFYKFTDLLRCEFVKVKGHKKSSVKNSIDNVFTLVDKASRVALRNYSNKTAHI from the coding sequence ATGGAACTTTTTGGGAAAAGGTGTAACTCCATAAACACTCATACCAAGAGTAAAATTTTTCTTTTTACAGATGCAAGCGTAAACCCACAAACAAATATTGGGTTTGGAGCATATTTACTTCTGCAAGAGGATGAATTATCATCAGATTTATATGAAAAAGGTGTAGAAACTAAAAAATTTGAAAACACCTCCTCAACTAAACTAGAGTTGGAAACTTTACTATGGGCACTAAGTGAAATAACTCCGGAGCTTCATGAGATTACAATATATACAGATTGTCAGAATATTATAGGTCTAAAAGACAGACGAGAGCGTTTTGAAAAGAACAACTACATATCAAAGAATAACAAGCAGATAAAAAACCGTGAGCTCTATATTGAGTTTTATAAGTTTACTGATTTATTGAGATGTGAATTTGTTAAAGTAAAAGGGCATAAAAAAAGTAGTGTAAAAAACAGTATAGACAATGTTTTTACTCTTGTTGACAAGGCTTCTAGAGTTGCCCTTAGAAATTATTCTAATAAAACTGCACATATATAA